Sequence from the Asterias amurensis chromosome 14, ASM3211899v1 genome:
CTTTCAAGAATTTAGACAACAATCATTACATTTACATGTTAATTTGTCTCACTATGTTTGACAAATTGTGACTGTGTCCATTTGAACTCTtccaccaactgagaagacgtTTTGTGAAAAAAGTTCCCAAGCCCAGTAAAGgtattgtttaaatttgtaatcTGTGGTTTGGACCTGGTTTTAATTATGGAAGTAATCACTAGCAACTTGCCAGTAGTTATGGTTCCCATGTCTCTCTTTCCcaaagtaaacaaattttgtttgtaaaataacACAGGTTGGTTAGTCTCTTGTCAAAACAAGTTTGAACATGTTTCGATGCGTCACTGTAGTTGTCACACAGTGtgttaaaaattacattctttcaaacgtcttgaaccaagactcaAAAGTAATCTGGGCAGAATTGCAGATTGGCTTTACTACATAACCTGACTGTATCAGAAACAGCTTCTAACATCAAACTGGAATGGCCAAACTGTTTCCCTATGTGGGAAAGttaaccaatcaaatgacaggTTATGTAAGTGTATTTTTACAAGTTGTACACCACTTCAAATCAATCATTCATTCATACACACCCATTCTGCCGTGTCATTCCAGCGTCAATCACACATTAAAAGGCTACAAACATTATTGGTAAAATATGACCAAGTGCATGCatagtttaacaaaaaacataaaaacatacaaaacaaaGACCATTGTTACAATCAGCCATTGGCAGACCAGCAGGCCAACAATGGATTAAAGCAATGCACAATAATAACAGTAGCCGTCTAACTGAAGTCGGCTTTAATTCCACCCTTTTTGTATAATGTATGCCCAACCCATACTTCAGCAACCCTTAATCTTTCTCAAATCAAAAAATCAAAACCATCCATGATTTTTCCCAGCAACATTAATGcaaaaataacttctttatcAGCAatagtgataaaaaaaaatgccccACACAATTTTGCAAAATTTTATTTCTCCTTACCAGGGCTGACAACTACCTCATGGGAAAAGTTCCCTACTTGAAAAAGGGGCTTTAGATATACCTCACACACTTCAAGCAGATATTAAAACTTTCTGCTTTTAAGcaataaactgtttttaaaaaaccagcacaaaagcacaaaataatcgCAACAAGGTttggaaaagaacaaaaaaaaaaaaaattaaaaataagttGCTTAGTTTGAAAATGCTGTCACACATAAATGTTTGAGAAATACATTTTCACAACATTACCTTTGGCACATTTTTCATCTCAAAATTTGACTAATTTGTTATTCTAAATAATGATTTGATAAGTATGGagttaaacatacatgtagtcgcTGTTGAATTTCAGTTAATTTGTTGGGCAAGGATTTATGATAAAACTTAAAATAAACTAATAAAAGAAGTTGTAAAATGGAGGTTTACTATGGatgattttaaataataaaaggagTAATATAACTCCACTGGAGAGAAAAAAGGAGTATACAAGTAAATGGAAGTTAAATTTACTTTAAGCGTGTTATAATACTTGGATGAAGCTACAATCACAGTAAGCTCACAGTCGGTTCTTTAAAGCCcttaaagtaaaataaaaaaaagcacaCTGACTATAAGGCCTTATACAATGCATGTTGTTGACCTTTGGCAAAGTTTGACCTGGCAACAGCAGAATGACAACATACCATGAAAAGATCTGCTCATAATTGAAGTATCTGTTACCGAACCCAGAcatcttccccccccccccattaaggAAGTCCCTGTTACCCCATGGTTTCCCATTTGGGTACCTCAGGGAAAGTTGGGCTTCATaccaggggtgcgttttggcggtcgtTACCAGtaactgtttcggtcattggacagtaattaccaatgggcTACTGAACTGAAGCAGTTATTGCCGCTTAGAAACCTTGTGTTTTAATACGCttaaaagcgctatataaatgtatgttattattattggttaggaccaccaaaacgcactccagtaCAGGTATAtaccaaaacaacaaaaacctcTTTGGCAAATGTTTTCGCATGTCAACTCTCCCGACGCTGTTTACACTCAACCAATACTAAAAAATTAATCACTACATTGTACTTTACTTTCAGGTCCTACAATCGACAGTATACAGCTAATCCGACTTGGGAAGCACTCATTTTATCCTCAAAAGTTGTATTGGTAATCTATTTGAACACACAGGGTATAAATCCCTTGCATTTGATGCCAAGTTTGAGATTAAAGGGGATtataggtggcagcaaacttaccaggtaaatttccactaGCTCTTCACCATTACATTAAAGAATGCACACAGAACAACTTAGTTGGCAAGACCGATATATGTGGACTAGGTAGACACACAAAATCCATGCATCAAGCCACCATCAGCCCCATAAACAAAGGCGCAGTGTTGCGTATAACAATGTATTAACTTGggtagtctgctgccacctactgTCCCCAAAAGTCTCACACGGATTCATTTCAAGCAGTATGCTTTAAACAGGATTGGACCTGagcagcaaaacaaaaaaattcttctGTAATTTATCAATGTGCAAAACATTTACTTTATAGTCCGTGACATTAACACCACAAACTTAAGACATTTAATGTTATATAACTTATTTATGAGTTTTAGAAGCGGAGTTGTTttgctcttaaagacactggacactgttggtatgtgtcaaagaccagtcttctcacatggtgtatctcaacatacgcataaaataacaaacctgtgaaaatttgagctcaattgatcgtcataattgcgagataataataaaagaaaaaaagcccttgtcacacgaagttgtgtgctttcagatgcttgatttcgagacctcaaattctaaatccaaggtctcaaaatcaaactcgtggacaatcacttctttctcaaaaactacgtcacttcagagggagccgtttctcacaatgttttatactatcaacctctccccattactcgttaccaagtaaggttctatgctaataattattttgagtaattaccaatagtgtccactccctttaagcaatatacctttttaaaaatttccttataaaaacaaaattatctacCCAGTTGGGAGAATAAAATGTTCAGACCACAACCTTACATTTGTTTTTGGCCTTTATATACTACTGTTctttatgttttcattttacccTTTCACTCATATCAAATATTTGTTATAACGTTTTAGAAACACAAAAGGAGTTGCAAAGACAACAAACTTGTTCTCATGATATGAGTTACAGTGATATATTTAGCTTGTTGATACAGTGGTGTGCAGTGCATTTTACATCTCAACAGTTTCttttaaagaaagaaacagataataaaataaaattttgtcAACTTTGCCCTTCTGAGATaaaattgagttgttttttaagtATTAATTTAGATTTACTATTGGCTTGTAATATATACTTTTTAGTTTGGATTCTTTTTGCCAATGCATTCATATTTTTTCGaaaatcaagacaaaaaatatacaaactAATGATGTAGTGTTGGCGTCGAGAAAATTaagtaaacacaatttttatttttatttttttaaattaatcaaAAATGTACACCcagtattgtttttaaacatattttagTGTTTGACTTAAAATATCATACACTATTGCATTTGTGTTTTCTGAGATGCTCAATTGTATGTAGCGATAGCAGCCATGATGCAGCAAATggtctttttaaataaaaacaaagttttcaaaTTTAGGCAGAACATATTTTGGTCAAAGTATGAACCATAAATGGTGGCAGTAAGCACTTGATTGCAGCAGACGTTCTACTGACATCAATGACAAATCATTCCCTTCCTTCCCCATCCAATCCTCTTACAAAGTAAATAGTCCAGCATGAAAACAAGGAGCTTTTTGCAGCAACAAATTTCCTTATTATCTCTCAGTAAATTGTACATGACAACTGCCGTTGTTTACCCCCTCCCGAAAAAAAGAGATTATTCAAAATGTAGATCTGAAACTGTCTTTACAATGCATTATCATATCAACCTTTCGTGGTGCGTAGTAAACAAAAGGAAATTTTGAATTACAAATATGCCAAATGTGCATATTTCTACTTCCCCTTCCATGGTTTTCCCCCGTTGTTAAACTAAATATTCAAAGTTCTCAGGTCCATGGTGTATGACACTTTAGCTTCAATGTCGGCTTGCAAATGCAAAAAGTCAGTGCACAGAATAATTCAGTGAAAACTTTACAAGCTGGTGTTTTTATCTTAAGCTACACTTTGTTTGATTAAACTGATGTggttaaaagggaaggtacaacattggtaattaaTTCTTGCATCTTGAGTtgattttaaacaaagtttccACCTATGCTtttttctaaatcaaatttctAGTATAGCTTGTCGTCTTGGCAACCATTGATGGTCTTTTTCCCACCATGGTTAGCAAACATTGTTATGGGCATGTTCTATGATTATTAACTAgcaagttaaagccattggacccttccggtacagaaaaaaaagaaaagttcacagatttacaaataacttacagggtttacagaaggtagtggtgaaatacttctcttgaaatattattccatgaaatgctttaccttttgagaaaacagtaaaacaatataaattctcgttaacgagaattacggatttatttattacatgccatgacacggtgaaaagcgcggatacaagggtgggttttcccgttattttttccccactccgatgaccgattgagcccacattttcacaggtttgttatttgatatagaagttgtgatacacgaagtgtgggacttggacaaaactgtttaccgaaagggtccaatggctttaagaggctGAAATAAAAATATAGCAATTTTGTAACTTCCCTTTATGAGTTGAAAACCGGTCGACTTTCTGCTTAGTCGCAAATAAGCAAAATAGAACCACCCGCTTTTACAGCAAGCTTACTTTAAAGTGAGTGAAGAAGAGTACCACTCATTTCTCCATTAATGACTGGTTGCCGTAGAAATCATTTCCCGTTGGCGATATCCTCAAGTGTTCATATTCACTTCAGGCGTTGCGTAACGTTTGCCAGTGCAACTGCAAAAGCTTGAAGGGCCGCAAACGGATACTGGAAGTCCAATGTATAAGCGTGACCATCGATTCTACCAAACTGCATCACCTGAAGCGGGCAGGAAAAACAATGAACCAATTTAATATGTAAAACGGTCACCTGATGAACCTTGTGTTATTTGATTGGTCCAGTACAGGGATGTCAGGAGAATCAATTGGATAAGTAAGTCAATTGGACTGGTTGTATATAAATGTTTGAACTGAACAAAGAACTTACTTAATGTAGAACAGAACCTAAGACCCCAATGCAATACAAGTGTCTTGATTTTACCAAATCATATAATACGCATCTTGCAGTCTGAAGTATACCCTCCcgtaaaaaaaagagaagctCACCTGTTTGCCATTTAACTCCACTTGGAAGTTCTTAGCTGATTCTTGGGTCACCCTCCCACCAAAGTCCAATTGGTACACTTGGGTACCCTCATTCCAGAGGGGTGCTTTGTTGTGCATAACAAACACCCTTGATTTGCAGTCTGCGTACTGCCTCATCAGCTTAGCCTTACGGGATTTGGAACTGCTAGCTGGTGTCTCATCACTGCTGTTATCGGCACCTTCACTCTCTGAGCTGTCGACTTGAACTTTCAGGTTCCCTCTGGATGGACTTCCGCCGCCACAGAGGGATGTACGTCTCTCCTTCATCTTCTTTGTAGTCTTTTCTTGCTCGGGGACAATCTCACTGTCTTGATTCTGTGTGGTTTGCCTGCCACCACCGGACGACGTCCCAGCACAGCTTTCACTCCTGCTGCGAGTCTTCGACTTGGGACGTTTGCGTTTTTCCTGGGGTGACTTCCCCACCCCTGATGGACTACTATCTCTCCCGCTACCATTCTGTAAACTGTTTCTGTTGTCTGTTTGCATTGTAATCTTTGGAGTGGAGCTAGACCTTGGTCGATTGCACTTCGACGCCGGACTCAGATTCCGTTGTGATTGCACTGATACATCTCTCTCGGTTCCACGTCGTAAGCTGTCAAGCTTCTTGTGCGACGGCGACCCACTACTGCAGCCCTCATGCACTTCCATCAACAGAGATTTGTGGTCCATTGTTTGGTTGGTCACACCATCAGCCTGGTGGTGCTGTGAGACACTGCTTGGAATCAACTGACTTGCACTATCTGCCCAGCGTGGCATGTCAGACTGCAGTTCTTCAAAATCACATGGGTCGCTTGAAAGCAGGGTTCCATCCACAATTTCAGTGGTTCCGTTTATAATATGGGCATTTTCTACGACGTCTAGTGATCCTGTTCTCCCTGCCACTGTTGTGGATGCTTCCAATGAATTTTTAAGTATATTTGTAGTCCGCCGCTTTGGTACCGCCCCCTGCCTAATGAACTGTTCTCGATCAGGTTGGACCTTAGTTGCAGGGGGAATATTCTCATTGGTTACTTCACGTTGCCTGGGAACTTCCATTGCAGGTGGAGGGGGTTCCTGGTCAGCAACATCAAGATCACTACTTGAGAAGCTACGATTGGTCGATTTCATTGGAGCAATTGGGGCGGGGCCACCAGCTCTGTTCAAGGGGGGTTGTGGAGGTGGCTCTGAAAAAGACATAAACATCAAAATTACCAAGTGGACGTTTCTTGGGGTATTTGTACCTATAACACTACTCCTAACtgatgtcattatttttttccaaatggGAAACACAATGGGATTACAAAGATTTGATAAAATTTGGTTGACCTCTTACCTCCAGGGTCATCCTCATCCTCACTGAATACATTAGGATCAAAGTCTGCATCATCATCCCTCCGTGGCTTGGCATCAGGGCGAAGCTCCACAAGAGCGATGGTCATCTGCCGGGGCTGCAGGTGAAGAAGGCTCGTCCTGTAGTTGACCTGACCGAGGTTGGATGGCAGGAAGCGTGCCAGGCCATGAATCTTAAACTTTGTACCCCATATATTGGAGGTCACCTCCACAAGGCGATTTTGCTATAAGgaagtaaaataagaaaatgTATCCGTGGAAATACGTGAGGAGAGTTTACACATCACAAGTGTATAATTTCAACGAAACATAAATGCCTAATTGACATATGCACCATCTCTCCCCATACAGCAGCAATAGAAAATacagggggaaaaaacaccccttgaaTTCCTTGAAACTAATGGCTGCCATTTGTTGCTGACACACCATGTGTATTGAGGCGGTTAGtgtgaaatgtgctatataagaacccgTCATTACTATTCTTGTGAATTATCTAGAATTATCACAGGTCAGTTCACGCCAAGGAACAGACTGTACACACTCTTGCTAAAACATAAATTTGCCTAGATTTAGACTGTGTTTCTTGGCCATCTTACCTCAGGGAGACTCTCCAAGAATAAGCTATCATACTGGCGCTCTTTCCGTCTGGGTGAATCTGTACCATTACTTCCATCCCGTATAAGTCTAGGGCTGCCTCCTCCCCCTCCACTCCCTCCACCATCCTTCACTGATGTGCCGTTGCTCCTCATCATTCTCGATAATGCTTCATCTTCACTGTCATCTGAACTGGAGCTACTACTTGAAGATGAAATAGTCGTACCCAAAGGCAATCTCTCATCATCTTCACCCATGCCTAGATCAGACAAAGTTTAAAGATACACTTTCTTCAATTTAAGAGATACTTCGGATCACCCATTAAATAAACCCTCAAAAAAACGCAATCATTAATCCCATAAAGGTGTTATACAACAAATACATCCATGTAGGAATGATAAATAGATTAGAGCTCCGCCATGCTGGCACTCTCAATAGAAGCTCTAGAAGCTAATCAATCGGAAAAGAAATTGAGAATTGGCATATTGTGCGATAAAAACCATcaagcaaaaataaaatgtgagaaaaaaaaccccaaaactatggacaaagaaagaaagaagtttTACATTTATACTGTAAAATAATCATTTAGTTCATCCAGGGTATATCGCGCACTTGTGTTGCACCAACATCTTGACTgttgtttgaaaaacacaacgCGTTCAATCACAATTTTGACCTTTCAAGCCCACATGCACTACAGCATGTAAATTTgtttctaatgtacatgtaatacacaTGCAATGCCAACGATCATacaacgccctctatcggcaaTGAGTTGCATTTTGTTAATAGCCTCATTTCAAGGCTGCACATCCCTGATACTATATTCTGTATCCACGGTATATAAAGCGTTATGTTTTACTGAGTCACATAGAGATGCAAAGACCACATCGTTCTCATGAATATTGATATAATTGTAGCCAATCACGTTGTGCCCTGCTTTTGTGTACATTCTCATAGAGCACAAGGAAAATAGATGACGGTACAATATGCGTACTGCAGATCCCTGACAAGTACACTGCACATGTACATTGGGTTAAAGGACTTTGAGTGTGCTGTATTATGTATGTGTAGCTGGGagttttttttgtgacttttccttttcttttcttttcttcattcTGTGAGTGCCTACTTGTTAAAAAGCGGAAGTAAACAATCGGGGCACTCAATGGAAAAAAAGGGGACGGTAAATGGTAAATGAATGAGCGGATATCTGCTTGAACAGAGATTTCACAGGCCAGTTCAAAATGCATtgtacaatttcatcaaaagttTCTTAGAGCATGCAGGCTAAAGCGCTAATCGCTGTTGACATTATCTTGGTTTCTTAAATAACAAACATACACAAAAGTCATAGAAATACTGTCAAGTATTGTGGTGTGTTTCACTTTCCATATATCTTACCTTGTTTCTGATCCACCTTGGGGTCGTAAATGACAAATTCAGGGCGGAGCTTACTGACCCTTCGACCTTTAAGTAGGGGGACCAATCCTCCAAGATATTCCAGGAACAAGGTGTAGCAGGAGCTGCTAGGGTTGGTGTCATCTCCTGTTCGAATCATTGTGCAGTGAAGTCTTTCATTacctgcaaacaaacaaaattgtttagttTGTAAGAGAAATGTGAAGGAGACAACATGTAGAGTGACACGGttgacatgggcccaatttcatcgagctgctacgcacaaaaatttgcttagcgtgaaatttcttccttgataaaaacaggactaccaaccaaatttccatttgttgcatattgcttgttacaggtattcagctgttgtttacttatcctgaaaaatcatttgaaaatttggttggtaatcctgtttttatgaaggcaaaaatttcatgctaagaaaacttttgtgcttagcagctctatgaaattgggtctcaGGTGAAATTGCCTTGTTGTTTTGGAATGGAACTGCTCTTTAGAATGCGAGTGCTCTTTACAGGGCTTATTGTAAGAGGGGGTTTGTGGGTGCAGTGTGCTCAACTATAACTACACTGTACACAAATGGCTCTCTCCTCTTCCTACCAAAGACAATCTAGACGAGTGACCAATACTTCCTTTAAACACTTTGTGCTTTCATGATAAGtcatacaaaatatttattagcagaAAGCCACAGAAAACCAACAGCCATACAACAATATCAGACACACAGCAGGCAACAGTGAAACTTTCTGAGACGGGACTTGtgagcacacaaggctttaATATACATGAGCATGAGTATTGGGTAAAATCAACTTAAGTCAGGAATGATTTCTACCTGGTGGAGGTCTACTGCCGAATTCTCTTAGCTTGGTCGGATCTGGAATACACCCCTGAGtggaagacaaaaaaacaaaacaaaatgaggaATTTGAAAACTGAAAATGTAATGGCTTATTTTGGGTCATAGCACAGGTGTGCAAATATTGCAGCTCTTTCAAGATCATCCTGCAACCATCTTTGTCATGTCttcacattgtgagaaaaagcaaGATTGACATGATTCAAAAAGAGGGCCAGATTGTTTTCTCTCCAAGCTGCAATTTGAATATATAGGTTTAAAGGGATGAAACCAAGACGGCCGAACAACAATAAAGGTAAAATGTTGGTCATACTAGGTTTCTAATGGTTCAAGCCactaaacatacatgtatatgtatacCTTAACCGAAATTACTTCTGCTGAACATTTTGAGGAAAGTTAATTGCTGTTTCATTTTCAGAACCAAACAATTGCTTTTTTTTGCAAGGCCTTCCAACACACTACCTGAATTTAATGACATGGTTGTTTCATACTTtcattgttataattttaaAACTCAATCATCATATCATGAA
This genomic interval carries:
- the LOC139946863 gene encoding tubby-related protein 4-like — protein: MYAVLENNPAARSDCTILSLSWKGTVPESEKDKSYTRKRCYTEGWLATGNLKGIVGATFTSSHSRKSSTSPSRTNFNLRGHNSEVVLVRWNEPFQKMATCDAQGVIFVWIKYEGRWSIELVNDRSCQVSDFAWSHDGRMALICYKDGFVLVGSVTGQRYWSSMLNLDAKLLCGAWAPDDKQVLLGTSDGQILVMDIHGALVTHCTLAEDRPIRALLWSSEKFRMINVSDNESDDKPDKKKRKGSERRSRMSKKRCPVMAVDLGDSEIQLMKAYDDLAPIIIKTEMTDIKIEWSSCGAFLAVGGTQPVESISAVKFYNTNGHLRFTLNIPSQRPLSALTWGHNDRRLFVACGSILHVAWVEKGVAPLQVLCREVIISLVNEEKSMAKLPLPIRLRSQVTERLALTVKGCIPDPTKLREFGSRPPPGNERLHCTMIRTGDDTNPSSSCYTLFLEYLGGLVPLLKGRRVSKLRPEFVIYDPKVDQKQGMGEDDERLPLGTTISSSSSSSSSDDSEDEALSRMMRSNGTSVKDGGGSGGGGGSPRLIRDGSNGTDSPRRKERQYDSLFLESLPEQNRLVEVTSNIWGTKFKIHGLARFLPSNLGQVNYRTSLLHLQPRQMTIALVELRPDAKPRRDDDADFDPNVFSEDEDDPGEPPPQPPLNRAGGPAPIAPMKSTNRSFSSSDLDVADQEPPPPAMEVPRQREVTNENIPPATKVQPDREQFIRQGAVPKRRTTNILKNSLEASTTVAGRTGSLDVVENAHIINGTTEIVDGTLLSSDPCDFEELQSDMPRWADSASQLIPSSVSQHHQADGVTNQTMDHKSLLMEVHEGCSSGSPSHKKLDSLRRGTERDVSVQSQRNLSPASKCNRPRSSSTPKITMQTDNRNSLQNGSGRDSSPSGVGKSPQEKRKRPKSKTRSRSESCAGTSSGGGRQTTQNQDSEIVPEQEKTTKKMKERRTSLCGGGSPSRGNLKVQVDSSESEGADNSSDETPASSSKSRKAKLMRQYADCKSRVFVMHNKAPLWNEGTQVYQLDFGGRVTQESAKNFQVELNGKQVMQFGRIDGHAYTLDFQYPFAALQAFAVALANVTQRLK